The Clavelina lepadiformis chromosome 1, kaClaLepa1.1, whole genome shotgun sequence genome segment CGACAATTTCTTCCGTTAGTTAGTTGGCTGTTATGTTCAACCTAAGTTCAACCTAACGTACAGTAAGTATAATTATACAGATGAAAACAATAGATGATAATTGACAGTTCACTGATCGCAGTTTTATGTTTGAGCGCTAGCCTACCAGTTATCCGCTACCAGTAGGCCCAGATGCCTTAAAGGCGTCAAAgctcaaaaatttcattgcagcagtaaatgcattgtaatttaaaattgttttctactgGAACTAAACGTCACATGCAGCAAATAAATTACCTGTAACAAATCATTAGCCTATAGTTTACACCAATAAGGTGCAAGTATATGCTCGAACTAAGTCATTAACTGTGTTTAATCGTAGGTCGTCAAGCGTGTTAATTTgatattgtgacgtcataaactttTCACTCTaaaaaaatactgtagtgtcACAAGTAGATACAAATTTGCGATTTATTTTTGGCAAAGACTGTTTAAAAATTAAGTATTATTAAAACATTCTTTGTGTTGTCTGCTTTCtaataagttgtttttttggtttaagcttaacttgttttattcattttaataaaaaacaaaccaaaaattgGCATAATATCTCAGGTAGTATTTTTTCTTTCAGAACGGACATGTTCATGGAGAATAAAGTTGCTTTGAAAAAGCCTAAATCAAAAGTTCCAGTGTTCTGCAAACTGTGTTCTGTGTTTTACTATAAATGTAAATAACAAAGATGCAGCACTTTCACAAATGATATCTACCAAAACAGAAACAATCAAGAACAGAGTAAAAACCAAACTGACAAGTGATGAGGGAAAGTAGGCAAACGCATTGAAACTGAATAACATGTCAATttactttgttaaaatatcGTGGCAAGCgtaattgaataaaacaagaaattaatctttttggaatttacCAACTTGTCAACTTTGTTTGACTTGTTATAACTATGCTAGAAGCAGCAACAATGACTTAGTGTCTCACTTTAAGAGCAtctaaatttatttctaatgCCCCCATTTCACCGGTTCTTGCTGTGGATGATCCTGGACAGTGTCATATGTGTCTTGAAAAATTTCCTTTGAAATTAACTCGCGCTCTGACTCAGAATTCTTTGGTTTTTTCATCTTTGCGGCAATTCCAATTAAGCAAACGCAAATTACGTTGAAAGCGCTGACTCCGCACATGAGATAAATCTAAGATAACAAAGaagttttaatgtaattttaaatcTATATAATAAGCTCTCTGTCATTCAATATTTCAGGTATAATGTTTTCTAAAATTGTTATGTTGAACTGGTTGTCAATCGTGTCGATACTCACCGGGTAGGAAAGGGACAGGTGAAACAAGGCACCGGAAAGCGGGCACCAATGACATTGTGCCGGCAGCACCACCAAGTGCGAAAATAAAAGCGTAAGTTCAAGACACATTTATAACTTCAGATATCCAATTTATCGCTGCAACAAACCATAAATTagtttttaactattttaaatTCATAACTTACGCGAAAGACTTTTTCGTGTTAAATCTTCAAAACTAAATGTATCGGTTTCGCCTGAAAGTCAATCACGAAAGCACCTGCTGTTATTAGGGGTCCGTTGAAAAATCCATAAAAGAACGACACAATCCACGTGATCGTGGGCCAATTTCTTGCAACAGAAATTATAATTACCTGCAAATAGCCAATATGTTtgatagaaaatttcaacaattagcaaaaatttgtgttttcatgaaaataaacaaacataaataaaaaacaaaagaaaattaaacaaaattaaccagAAATGTTTTGAGAATAATGGTTTTGTGGAAATAATTATGATTTAGAAAATTCTTTTGTAACTTTGGGAAAATGTGGAGACCAACTTAGATATTGGTAAATACTTGTTTGCTTACCATCATTATCAATGCTCCTGAGACGAGCGTAAACACAACGTAGATGGGCTTCACGTGACGAGCGAACAAAATCCCAGAAAACCTCCCAATGGCCAAACCAATTGAAAAAACTGCTGTCACCCAAGCTGCTTCTGAGGTCTAAGGTTAGTAAATGCATTTTACGTGGTTCAGGAACCTAGTGCACTGACATCAAACAGAAACTAAGACAACTTGTCAGAAGGTTCAGTCAAACGTGATTAAAAGTAATACTTTGTGATGATAGGTGATAAGGAAGAAACATGGTCTGAAATAATATGATTCGTAGGAGAAGGGTGGATAAGTGTTCGTGGGTTAAGGGGGAAAGGGCGACTGGGTAGCAGCCGGGTAAATagttgacgtcataatcaccTCTGTTTGGTTTTAAACAAACTCATTAATTATAAAGTTGCCAGTCATTCTTAACAACACAACTAAAAACTGTTGTTTCGTCTCGAAGCTTAAAAACGTTGACATAATTTTAACATGATGTCATGTTAAACATCAAAGTGATTCTTGCCATTACAAAGCTTTCTGGCTGAGACCTTgaatattgtttacaaacagGAATGaggcaaattttaaattgaaagtaAGTTATAAGTTGTTGAATACCTACTCAGAAATCTAAACATGAACACAGCGTAAATCATATCTTGGCAAAGCAAGCTATACTGCCAGTGCtgcaataacaatataaaaataaggGGATCACAATCCATATGACGTCACGGAGAGGTACTCAAACTTAATCTTGATGGGCATCAGAGCATTCCAATGTGACGCTTTTTACTGCGGCTATAAAACGGATTCCGGTCCCTAAAATTGAGTTTCGTTTCGAGCGTTTTGTTTAACCATTCCTTTGCTGTTGATTCAACAATCTATCTTGAGGTTACTGAAATGTTTCTATTCTAGTTATTATTACAACTATGTTTCTGCCGTTTGCAAGCAAGTGCTTTACGTTCCTTTTCATATGATCTTTTCAGTTTTCATTCTTCACAGTATTCGTGGCGAATATTTTGTTAGAAGTGGTTTTTTGTattaattgattttattgtatCCCAACGCCGGATTATAAAATATGCTTAATCTACAGGAATTAATAAAAGtcaattttaatgaattttgcATCGTGTGGAAGGTTATGCTCAGGCTATAATCAGCAAGTAGGAGTCTATTTAGTCAGTTAGGCGAGTTCAGATGTAAAGAGACGTCCTGCCGACGATTAACCTGCCTCGAGAAAGTGCGCCAGGACCAAGCGAGGTTCCATAAATCACGACTTGAGCAGAGATAATATCGTTGAAAGCGTTTGTTGAAACTTGCTCTCTGCTGCCATCCATTTTTCCTTAACACTGATAAACATTTGtcagttttttaacaaaaatcaactttaagTTTGTTTATGCGCTAAAGGGAACGATAGAGATGCGATAAAGCTAACACTTACAATTAGACTTAAAGGTTACAAtcaatataatataatatataatataaaaatattgtaatataTAATACAATCAAAACTGTAACTATACTTGCTGATACGATCGTGAACTTGCAGATATTTATGATTTCCGTTGCAAGAACTTGGAAAGTGATCACGTGGGTTGTGTCGTTCTTTTATGGATTTTTTATCGGACCTCTAATCCCAGCTGGTATTTTAAAGTTTAGTTTgcaaatgaaactaaaacatttctttatgACGAcatattacaaaaattaattaagtgTTATTTATGAATTGgatgcatttaaaatattgtttgtgttttgttttgttgcagCGATAAATTGGATTTCTGAAATTATCAATGTGTCGGgaaattattcttttattttcttattcgCGGGAGGTATTGGATCAATGTCATTGGTGCCCTCTGTTGGCGCCTTGTTTCAATTGTCCCCTTTCAAACTTGTAAGTATCAACACATTTGACAACAATTTTAACACATAACAATATGAATAAACTTATACATGAAATACTGAATGACAGAGAGCCTATTACATGGAGTTgaaattacattaaaacttctttgttattttagaTTTATCTCTTGTGCGGAATAAGCGCTTTCATCGTGATTTGCTTTTGCTCAATTTGGATTGCCGCAAAGATGAAAAAACCAAATAAATCTGAGTCAGACCACGAGTTAATTTCAAAGGAAACTTCTCAAGACACATATGACACTGTCCAGGATCATCCACAGCAGGAACCGGTAAAATGGGAGCAGCATGAGAAAAAAATTGAGACGTTCTTAAAGTGAGGCACTAAGTCATTGTTGCTGCTTCTAGCATAGTTATAACAAGTCAAACAAAGTTGACAAGTTGGTAAATTCCAACAAGATTAATTACTTGTTACATTTAATTACACTTGCCACgatattttaacaaagtaaATTGACATGTTATTCAGTTTCAATCCGGTTGCCTACTTTCCCTCATCACTTCTCAGTTTGGTTTTTACTctgtttttgattgtttcTGATTTAGTAGATATCGTATTTGAAAGTGCTGTAACtttgttatttatatttacagCACGTTAATGCAAGTAAACTAAATGTTAACGGCGGCTGTTCCAGAACGTTCTTCTCAAATCCAAGAAGATTAAACTTATAAGGTTGCAGAATACTGGAACTTTTGcattagtttttttcaaagcaaCTTTATTCTCCATGAACATGTCCgttcaattttaaattagccTACAATGCATTTACTGCTGCAATGAAATTTTGAGCCTTTGAAGCCTTTAAGGCATCTGGGCTTACTGGTAGCGGATAACTGGTAGGCTAGCGCTCAGACATAAGACTGCGATCAGTGAACTGTAAATTAACATCTATTGTTTTCATCTGTATAATTATACTAACTGTACATTAGGTTGAACTTAGGTTGAACATAACAGACAACTGACTACTGGAAGATATTCTCGTCTGCACAAAAGTCCTAATAACTAGGCTATCATTCATCTTGCTCTAAACACAAGTTGTCAGATGCACGTCAtgattttcagtattatgatgtcataattgccctccccaaactttgaaaatggCAGAAAATTTAGGTACATTTTTTCCAATAATATTTTAACCACTGATATTTACCGAAAACATTTTGTCCTTTTTAATTATACTTCCAAGGTTTCTCTTACAACTTTCCTTTCATTGGCACATACACCTCACTTTAACaatactttaaatttttaccatGCTGCCCATACCGGTTCTTGCTGTGGATGATCCTGGATAGTGTCATACGTGTCTTGAGGAGTTTCCTTTGAAATTAACTCGTTTTCTGACTCAGATTTCTTTCGTTTTTTCATCTTTGCAGCAATCCCAATTAAGCAAAAGCAAATTACGTTGAAAGCGCTGACACCGCACATAAGATAAACCtgaaaaagcattttttcagAATCTATTCATATGGTATAATATGgtaatctttatccttggactgaggaaagtctttgcacacCTTAAACCCGGCGAAGATTCCTCATTGCTCGAGCTATCGTGTAAGTTATTTACCAGTGAGTGTTTCATGAGAGTTTGATCATATTATTATGTGTTGAAGTTGATGGCAAATGTGTTGACACTTACTGGGTAGAAAGGGGACAGGTGAAACAAGGCACCGGCAGAGGGCACCAATGTCATTGAACCGGCAGCTCCACCAAATGCGAAAATAAAAGCGTAAGTTCCCGACACATTAATAACTTCAGAAATCCAATTTACCGctgcaacaaaacaaaatacacaCTAAATTTTAAGTGCATCCAATTCATAAATAACGCGTAatgaatttttgttatttgtcgTCATTAAAAATTATGAGTTTCGTTTGCAAACTGAACATTAAAACACCTGCTGGGACTAAAGGTCCGACGAAAAACCCATAAAAGAACGACACAATCCACGTGATCACTTTCCAAGTTCTTGCAACAGAAATCATAACTATCTGCAAGTTCACGAAATGTTTGGTAGAAGATGGtaatgattaaaaaaaatattttttgtgaattAACAAAGAATCTTTTTCGTAACTAACTTAACTTTCGAAAATTAGAAAACTAAGTTTAATGTAATTAGTAAATCACTAATCAGATTAATTCTGAAACTACAATTAGAAGATTTGTGAAATGTATTggtaaatgtttttcaattaCCATCGTTATCAATGCGCCTGAGACGATCGTAAACACAACGTAGATGGGCTTCACGTGACGAGCGAACAAAATCCCAGAAAACCTCCCAATGGCCAAACCAATTGAATAAACTGACGTAACCCACGCTGCTTCTGAGGTCTAAGATCGTTtgtattaaataaacctatgaaaaaactttctaaaatctacttttctaaaattaaaaaaataaacaattttaagtaGCTTATTCACTTACCGAGAAATCTAAGAATGAACACTTGGTCACCGCGTAAATCATATCTTGGTAAAGCAAGCTACTGCCAGTGCTGCAAAAACAATATAAGAACAGGGGGATCAAAATCCATATGACGTCACGGAGAGGTTCATccgtttgtttttcttcaacGACTTCATCCGAAGAAGAAAAAACTTCGTAAGTTTTTTCTAGTGAACTTTCAAAAGCTGTTCTGTTAGCCACATCAATAGCTAAACATTTACCGTTTATCGTGTATATTCTACTCACCATCAGCTTTCATACAACCAAGCACAATATGCAGAATGCCAACGACGAATAGAACAATCCCAAATATGATGTACGACCACCCGGCAGGATCAAACTGCTGGCAAAATCAAAGCGATATCAAGTTCttattttcaaacattctCAATCGGGCAGGAAATATTTCATCTTGTTTTCCAAAATTATTCAAAGATTAAATCACATCCTTGCCTGGCCTGTGTCAGTTCCTACAGTTCCGTTGATATTTGTGCTTGCAACTTTGTTGATATTATGACATTTTGTTTCCGCCTTGTTTTCATGGGACATTGCCAGGAATGGTCCAGCTATAAATGgcgtaaaataaaatatatcagcaagtaaacaaataaaagtaaaagaatgATGATGATCAATATTAAGGCAAAAAGCGTCAAATCAAACCAGGgttgttttgcttaaaacaGAAATGTCTTTTGCGTATAGTTATCAGCATGAAATAAATCTGTTccaataaataaactaaaacaagGTAACGTCATTTCATGTTACTTTATTTACCTTGACAGAATGAAGATGCCAATAAGCTAATACACTTTGGTTTCAACATTGCACAAACCGGCCCTGgtttaattttatcttttcagACCATCCAGCGCATCCAGTGGCCGTTTTTTCAGCCGCTTTTGACTAATTCAATGTTTGTGTATTTATTCATTTACTGAGAATTACGAAAATTGTTCTAACAATTTACGGTggtaattgtaataatttaccTACAGCTGGAGCTAAAAATCTTCCAAAGCTACCCATGACGTAAAGAAGATACATCAACACACGAGCAGTTTTAGGATCCCAGGTTCGAAGTACCAAGCACTGGCCATCTAGTAACCATAAAACATCTCCACTGATAACACTGTGTTGATAACACTGACAatttaaataacaaacatatcgttcttttcaaatttttaaatacagtcAATTGCTATAACTTGTTTTGACATGTTttattatataactaattATTCAACTAATCTCACTATAGTTTGTTTCACTGAGTTTCTCatttaataactttaatttcTTACCTACAATGACGTAGCCAGTGTTAATTCCAATTACAAGAAAAATCAAAGCTAACTGCCATATTTGATTGATCCAAGGAACTGCAACCAC includes the following:
- the LOC143451425 gene encoding sodium-dependent glucose transporter 1A-like; the protein is MWPIYSIALLIAMLILRCATTYYAVIMGPTLLYLAHLVHQEVQDITFTFAALGGGTMLGSLVASYVNRNLKQKFNGLFLQAALTLILSGTVVAVPWINQIWQLALIFLVIGINTGYVIVDGQCLVLRTWDPKTARVLMYLLYVMGSFGRFLAPAVAGPFLAMSHENKAETKCHNINKVASTNINGTVGTDTGQFDPAGWSYIIFGIVLFVVGILHIVLGCMKADEKTYEVFSSSDEVVEEKQTDEPLRDVIWILIPLFLYCFCSTGSSLLYQDMIYAVTKCSFLDFSTSEAAWVTSVYSIGLAIGRFSGILFARHVKPIYVVFTIVSGALITMIVMISVARTWKVITWIVSFFYGFFVGPLVPAAVNWISEVINVSGTYAFIFAFGGAAGSMTLVPSAGALFHLSPFYPVYLMCGVSAFNVICFCLIGIAAKMKKRKKSESENELISKETPQDTYDTIQDHPQQEPVWAAW